A window of Nonomuraea angiospora genomic DNA:
GCTTGCAGAACCTCGGCCTGGAAATGCAGGTTGCTGCTGATCACAAGGTAATGGAACGGGTCATAGACGTAACGCCTGCCATCCACGATGACCGCCTTGCTGCCCTGCGCGACGATCCCGAGAGACAGTGACTGGATCTCCTCCCAGGCGGGCGCCGTCGGCTCGGTGAAACGGTACAGCGTCAGGCCGGGCCAGCCGCCGTCGTTGCCTCCGGTCTCGGGCGCACGCGCGGCCAGCGCCGAGATGAGGTCCGCCGAGCTCACGCGGTGCTCGAGCTCCGAGGTCGTCATGGTCAACCCCTCCTGCGGCCACGGATCTTCACAGCTTGCGCTCCCCGGCACTCCGCCCAAGCTCCTGAAGCCATCTTCGCGGCACATCTATTCATCGCGCGACCTCGCGTTCACGGGTGGACGGGCTCCTTCACGGCTCTGTGGCCCCTCGCGCGCCTCTGCGCCAGAAGCGGGCGGATCAGTCCTGTTCCCGTGGACACCCACCCAGGCGTTCGGGCTCACCTGGCATAACAGAGCCCGTTGCCGCACACGCATCCACTTGTCGTAAAGACTCCCTCCCTACCTTCTCTTAGAAGCATGCGAGAACGGCCAGTCCGTGTTTTCCGAGAGGGTGCGAAAGATGAGTGAACCGAGCACGCCGCCCATCAGCGGGCTGCACCACTTCGCCTTCACCGTGAGGGATCTTGAGGCGAGCATCGCCTGGTACCAGAAGGTCTTCCAGGCCACCTTGGTGGACGGCGACCTGCCGCACTACGGTCGCGAGTGGACCGGGTACGCGAACCTGGTCATCGAACCTCGTACCGGACTGGCCATCGGACTGCATCGCCACGAGGCCAACCAGGACGAGGAGTTCAACGAGGCCCGCACCGGTCTCGACCACGTCTCCCTGCGGGTCGACGGACGTGAGGGGCTGGAGGCCTGGGCGGACTGGCTCGACGGCCTCGGAGTCGCGCACTCCGGCATTCAGCGCCGGACGCGGCCGTTCGTCCACTCGACGATCGTCTTCCGCGACATTGACAACATCCAACTCGAAGTCGTCGCCATCGACGCCTGAAACACAACGGTGCGAGCCACGGCTGCACAGCCTCGAGCGGGGGGCAGTCCTGGGGCCGCCGGGAAAGGGAGCGCGGGGCCGGCCGGCCTTCCGCGAAGGGTTATGGCGACGCAGGATGGTTTCCCAACGCATGCGCCAGGCGGGCACTCCACCCCCGGTGAAGTGCCCTGCCGCAGAAGGTGATCTACCAGCGGCCGCCCGTGTGGAGCTGGCCGCGGACCGCGCCGTCGGGGAACTGAGCGGTGTGCAGGTTGGCGTACCAGTTCTTCGGCTTCGCCTTGATGTCCCTGAGCAGGCTGCTCTTGACGCGAACGGAGCCGAAGCCGGTGTTGCCCCGAATCCTGCCGTTGGACAGCAGGTCGATGACGACGGGACCGTTCGTGCCGGCCTTGCCCCTGTGGATGTGGAAGGCGGTGGGCCTGCCGGTGTTCCTCCACTGGACGAAGTAGTAGAAGCGGTTGCCGCTGATGCGGAACTTGGCGACCGCCACGCCGTTCGGGTCATTGACCTTCTTGCCCGGTTCGGGCACTTCGTTCCGGCCGAGGAGCCTGGCGGCGAAGTAGTACTTCCTGGCCGCGCCGACCAGGTGGGCCTGGCTTTGCGCGGCGGAGACCTCGACCACCCGGACGGTCCGGGGCGCGGCGGCCGCGGGGGCGGCGATCACCGTGCCGGTCACCACCGCCGCGACCACTCCTGCCGCCGCCGCGCCCCCGACCACGCGGTGCCACCCGATTCGCCCGCCGCTCGGCTGCTTACGCATGTTCATCGTGCTCAACTTTCTCGATCGCCCATTGTGGCTTTTTGCCACCTGCAGAACAGTAGAGACGACGATAGTGGGGATTCTGTGCATTAATTCACATAACCCGTGTGATGAATGCCACAGCACCACGCCTGCAGAATCGGTGAGCCAATCCAGTAAATCTTCACTAGTTATCAACAAATGCTCAATTGATTTCCCGGCCGAGCCTTACTGCCATACCAGCTAAATGGCGGTCCTCCGTCAGGGACACGGGAATGGGCAGTAGCTCCCGCCACCTGGAGCATCTGTCCTGGCTCGCTACCTGTGCCCCGCCCGCCACCGCAGACTGCCGGCCCTCAGGCCGGACCGAACTCGTCGGCCTGGCCGTGGACGGCAAGACCCTGCGCGGCAGCCGCGCCAGCGAAGGCGTGACCCCACCTGCTGGCCGCCACCCGCCACGACACCCAGACTCTCGTGGCCCAACGGCCGGCGGCCACTACGTGTTCATTCGTCAAAGGCAACCAGCCCACGCTCCTGAGCCGGCTCATGGCATTGCCCTGGCGCGAAGCAATCCTCAACGACCGCACCGACGAAACCGGACACAGCCGCCGCATGAAGATCTGCACTCCGCCCCCGGACCGCCGTTCACGCCGCCCAGGCGATCCGGCGCCGCGCCGGAGTCGGACTGGATGACGGACGTCGCCAAGGACGGCCACGGCTTCGTCGTCACAGACAGCCACAGCCACCTGCCCCTGGACACGGACAAGGCGCCGCTGCCGTCCCAGACAGTGCGCGCCACGGCTTCGCGGTGGGGACGTCCGCTCGGGCTCGACCAAGCGGGTGGCCACCGCGGTCGGTGAAGGCGTGGGCGCCGGCTCCTCGGTGCACGCGGTCCTCGGCGGCTGAGCCGGCTCCCGCGCCGCGTACGCGGGAGCCGGCTCGCACCGTGACGGACGCCGGCGGGTCAGACGCCGACGGCCATGACCTCCAGCTGGATGTTGTCGATGTCCCGGAAGACGACTACGGAGTAGACGAAAGGCTCCTTGACGCTCTGGATGCCCGAGTGGGCGACGCCGAGGCTGTCGAGCCAGTCCGCCCAGGCAAGGAGCCCTTCGCGCCCCTCCACGTGAAGGGAGATGTGGTCGAGGCCGGTGCGGACCTCGTCGAACTCCTCACCCTGGTTGCCGGCATTGTGGTGCAGGCCGATGGCCAGGCCGGTGTGGGGCTCGATGACGAGCTTCGCGTACCCGGTCCACTCGCGGCCGTAGTGCGGAAGATCTCCGTCCACGAGCTCGGCCTGGAAGACTTTCTGGTACCACGCCACGCTGGCTTGCAGGTTCCTGACGGTGAAGGCGACATGGTGCAGGCCGCTGAAGGAAGGCGCGAGAGAGTCGCTCATCTGTGATTCCTCGTTCATGAGTGGATGACGCTGTCCCGCCGATCGGCGAGACAGAAGGTGAGCTGTTCCGGTGGTAGGGCGGGCGGCCGTCGAGCATCCCCAGAGCCGGGCTAGGCCGTCCTGGTGCCGGCCAGCGCGATCAGCTCGGCCGCGGCCGGTCCGGAGGAGGCCGGGTTCTGCCCGGTGATGAGCAGCCCGTCGGTCACCACGTACGCCTCGAAGTCGCCCTTCTTGGAGAAGTCGGCGCCCTTGGCGATCAGCTCGTCCTCCACCAGGAAGGGCACCACCTTCGTCAGGCCCATGGCCTCTTCCTCGCTGTCGGTGAAGCCGGTCACCCGCCGGCCCGCCACCAGCGCGCCGCCGTCCGGGGTCCTCGCGTGACGCAGCACACCCGGCGCATGGCACACCAGCGCCAGCGGCTTGCCCGACGCCACGATCCGCTCGATCAGCCTGATCGACGCCTCGTCCTCCGCCAGGTCCCACAGCGGGCCGTGCCCACCCGGGTAGAAGACCGTGTCGAAGTCGTCGGCCGACACCCTGTCCAGCGGCACCGTCGCAGCCAGCTGCGCCTCCGCCTGAGCGTCGGCCTCGAACCGGCGGGTCTGGTCGGTCTTGAACTGCTCCTCGTTGCTCTTGGGATCCAGCGGCGCCCGCCCACCCTTCGGCGAGGCCAGCGTGATCTCCCATCCGGCGTCCTTGAACCGGTAGTACGGCGCGGCCAGCTCTTCCAGCCAGAACCCGGTCTTACGCCCGGTGTCGCCCAGCCGGTCATGCGAGGTCAGAACGATCAAAACCTTCAAGGTCCCGCTCCTCGTCTCGTCCCTGGACTTCGATGACCACCCGCACCCTCCACCATCGGGCGCATCATCTCGTCGCTTATGTCCGAAACGTACGGGGTGTGCTCTTGATAAGTGCTGGACAGCAAGTGGAACGCGCGTCCTGTCGTCCGAGGCGGGCTGGACCAGCAGAGCGCGCACTCCCCCAGCGATCAGCTGAGCATTGTTGACGGCGAGTGGACGCTTACTGGATTCGTCGCCGACGGCCGATCTTCAGGGGACGGCGCGATCAGTGGCCGGCCGGCTCCTCGTCGAGTTCTGCCACGAACTCTTCGGCGCGGCGGGCGAACAGGTGGGCCTCGCGTTCGGTCGACAACGCCCAGGCCTTCTCGGCGGCGGCCCGGACCACGGCCGCGGGCTCGCCGAGGGCCTGCAGCAGCCGCGCCCGCAGCAACAGGAGCAGGCCTTCCGGGTAACGCTGGCCACAGGTGTCGAGGTAGTAGTCGGCCTTGTCGAGGGCGGCGGCGGCCGCGGCCGGTGCCCCGGCCGCGAGATGCATCTCGCCGAGCAGCCCGTACCAGGTGGCGACGCACGAGAGCGGCGGGTCCAGGAGGTTCGCGGCGATGATCCGCTCGGCCTCCACCGCGGCGCCGGCCTGGTCCTCGCCGGTGACGGCCAGCGCCCAGCACCGGGCCAGCCGCTGGTAGGTGCCGAGGTAGACGAAGGAGAAGTCCGGGTCCACGGCCATCCCCCGCTCCACGGCGCGAAGCGCCCAGGTGGGGTCGCCGACGAGCGACGCGGTCCTGGCGACGATGGCGGCCCAGATCGTGACCGCGTACGGGTCGTCGCCCGCGTCGGCCTCCAGCGTGTCGAGCAGCGCCCGTGCCTTTTCGACCTCACCGTGCAGTGCGGTGATCTCGGCGAGCATTCCGGCCATGAGCAGCTGCAGGTCGTGCCGGACCGGGTTGTCCTCGCGCCTGGCGAGGTCGTGGAGCATGATCTGGTTGGACTCGTTCAGCAATCGGACGGCCTCGCCGATGTTGCCGATGTCCCACTGGTGCAGGCCCCAGGCTTCCAGGCCGTAGGCGTACACGATCGGGTCGCTGGACGCCTTGCCCTGATCGAACAGCCGGCGCGCCAGCGGCCCGCTGCGGTCGAGCTCGATGGCCTGAGCGTGCATGACCCAGCGGGAGAAGAGGAAGTCGGTGGCCTCCACTTCCCGGCCGAGGTCACGGGCCAGTTGCTCGGCACGTTCCAGCGCGTCGACTGCCGCCGCCCCGTACATCGACCGCATCCCGACGACCGCGGTGAGCTGCACCAGCGCAGACAACTCCAGCTCGGCCCGGCCCGCCGCCCGCGCGACCCTCGCGGCCTTGCGCAGGTGGCCCTCGGCGGCCTCGAACGCCGACTTGGCCGCGGCGCGGCGGCCGGCGCGCACCATGGCCTGCGCGGTCCGGGCCGGGTCCGCCAGCGGGCCGGCGGCCCACAGGTGGTAGGCCAGGCGCTCGGCGACGGACTCGCCCTCCGGGTCGGCGTGCTCCAGCGCGTCGGCGACGCTCAGGTGCAGCCGAGGCGTGCGCCGCGCAGGCGTGGTCCCGGCCACCGACTCGCGGACCAGGTCGTGCGCGAACCGGAACAGGTACGGATCTTCGGGGGCCGGCCCGAGCAGGCCGAGCGCCTCCAGCGGTTCGAGGCGTTCGAGGCAGGCCGCGACGTCGAGGCCGGCGGCGCGGGCGAGCAGGCCGAGGTCGACGTCCCGGCCGATGAGCGCGGCGACCTGGAGCAGGCCCCGGGCGCTGTCGTCGAGGCCGGCCATCCGGTCGCGGACGACGTCGCGCACGGTGGACGGCACCCCCGTCCGGGCCACAGCGTCGTGGGTGAGCTCACCCACGCCGGCGAGTAATCGGGACAGTTCCCGGACGAAGAACGGGTTGCCGGCGGTACGGGCGTAGATGCTGCGGGCGGCGGCGGGACCGGGACGCCGGCCGGTCTCGCCGTGAACGATCTCGGCCACCTCGGCCACGTTGAGCGGGCCGAGGTTGATGCGGTGATGGCCGGGCAGCCGGCTCGCCGCGGCGAGCATGCGCGACAGCTCCGTGCCGGGCGTGGGCGCGCGGTCGCGCAGCGCGCCGATGGCCAAGGTGCCACGCGGCAGCCGGGCCGCCAGATGACTGCCCAGGTGCAACGAGGCGACGTCGGCCCACTGGAGGTCGTCGATGACGAGCAGCACCGGCCGCTGCGCCGAGACCTCGCCGATGGCGGCCACGACCCGTTCGAACAGCCGGAACTGCCCGCCACCGACCGGCACCGCCGGTGCGGCGACGCCTTCGTCGCCCGGGTTGACCAGGCGGCCCAATTCGCCGGCGACCCACTTCTCCCGCGCCGCGGCGGGCATCGCGTCCAGGATGGCGCCGACCGCCTGCACCCAGGGCCACATCGACGGCGTACCGTCGCCCTCCAGGCAGCGGCCCCAGACGACGAGCGCGCCACGCCGAGCCGCCTCGGCGGCGATCTCCTCCAGCAGGCGGGTCTTGCCCACCCCCGGCTCACCCTCGACGGCGACCAGCGCCCTGCCGCCGGCGAGCGCCGATTCCGCCGCCTGCCGCAGCACCGACAGTTCCTCGGTCCGGCCGACCAGGCCCATGGCAGGCGGTTTCGCGGATGCGGGGCCGCCTTGCCAGGGCGCCGGCGGTTGCCCGGCGGGCTGGCCGTCGGCCGGCCGCACCGCCGGTGCCGAAGTCTCGCTCAGCACCTGCCGGTGCGCCTCCCGCAAAGCCGGGCCGGGATCGATGCCGAGCTCCTCGGCCAGGCGGGTACGGATCGTCCGGAACACCGACAGCGCCTGCGCCTGCTGCCCGGCGGCGCCCAGAGTGGAGACGAGGCTCGCCTGCACGGGCTCGTGCAACGGAGCCATCGAGGCGGCCAGCTGCAAAGGCGGCAGCATTCGCTCCGGCCGGCCCAGCGACACCGCGAGCTCGGCCGCCGCCACGCACGCTCCCAAGAACTCGCCGTCCAGCCCCGCGAAGATCGACATCGCGGCCGGGCCGTAGGTCAGCCCCTCACCCGCGGAGCCCTGCCAGAGCCCCAACGCCTCCACGTAGGAGTCGAGCGCCGCTTCCCGCCGCTGCTCCGTGAGGGCTTCCCCCGCCGCCTGGACGAGCTCCCGGAAGACGGCCAGATCCAGCATGCCGGTCTCGGCCACGAACAGATAACCGTTGCCCCGGCGCCGCAGGTACGAGCCGCTCCCGCGGATCGGGAGCTCCGGCTCCAGCAGCCGCCGCAACGCGCCGACATACTTGTGGATGACGTTGACAGCACTGGCGGGAGCGTCGTCGTCCCACATCAGATCGACCAGCTCGCCCGTGCTGATCACCCGGCCCTCCCGGGCCAGGAGCAGAGCCAGCAGGTAGGCCTGCTGCCGGGGGCCTGCGTCCAGCTCGACACCGCCACGCCACAGCCGTAACGGACCGAGAATCTGCAGACGCAGGCAGCTGCCGGATGCCGACCCGGCCTCACCACCTGAGCCCGCCGGACGAACTGGCACAGCCACGCCTGTCAACCCCCCTGCATCGAGATGACGGATGGTCAACTGTGCGGGACGAGTTTACGACTCGCAAGCCTTGCAGGAAATCCGCTGCACAGGTGAGCGGCAGGCCGTTTCAGGGCCCGGGTTCAACAGGAAGCCACTGCTTTCCACAGGACATATACCCCGGGATGGAAGGCGGTACATAGGTGCGTCGGATAACGCTCTTCGACGCAACGATCACGGCCGGGGGCCTGATGCGCGCCGGCCGCCGCGCCGCGGCCAAGTCCGCGTTCGAGGCCGCCACGCTCAGCAGGAGGCCCGCCAGGTGATAGCTATTCCAAGAAATTTCAGGACGTGTGTGG
This region includes:
- a CDS encoding VOC family protein, coding for MSEPSTPPISGLHHFAFTVRDLEASIAWYQKVFQATLVDGDLPHYGREWTGYANLVIEPRTGLAIGLHRHEANQDEEFNEARTGLDHVSLRVDGREGLEAWADWLDGLGVAHSGIQRRTRPFVHSTIVFRDIDNIQLEVVAIDA
- a CDS encoding CHRD domain-containing protein; protein product: MNMRKQPSGGRIGWHRVVGGAAAAGVVAAVVTGTVIAAPAAAAPRTVRVVEVSAAQSQAHLVGAARKYYFAARLLGRNEVPEPGKKVNDPNGVAVAKFRISGNRFYYFVQWRNTGRPTAFHIHRGKAGTNGPVVIDLLSNGRIRGNTGFGSVRVKSSLLRDIKAKPKNWYANLHTAQFPDGAVRGQLHTGGRW
- a CDS encoding VOC family protein; translated protein: MSDSLAPSFSGLHHVAFTVRNLQASVAWYQKVFQAELVDGDLPHYGREWTGYAKLVIEPHTGLAIGLHHNAGNQGEEFDEVRTGLDHISLHVEGREGLLAWADWLDSLGVAHSGIQSVKEPFVYSVVVFRDIDNIQLEVMAVGV
- a CDS encoding type 1 glutamine amidotransferase domain-containing protein; this encodes MKVLIVLTSHDRLGDTGRKTGFWLEELAAPYYRFKDAGWEITLASPKGGRAPLDPKSNEEQFKTDQTRRFEADAQAEAQLAATVPLDRVSADDFDTVFYPGGHGPLWDLAEDEASIRLIERIVASGKPLALVCHAPGVLRHARTPDGGALVAGRRVTGFTDSEEEAMGLTKVVPFLVEDELIAKGADFSKKGDFEAYVVTDGLLITGQNPASSGPAAAELIALAGTRTA
- a CDS encoding BTAD domain-containing putative transcriptional regulator, encoding MAVPVRPAGSGGEAGSASGSCLRLQILGPLRLWRGGVELDAGPRQQAYLLALLLAREGRVISTGELVDLMWDDDAPASAVNVIHKYVGALRRLLEPELPIRGSGSYLRRRGNGYLFVAETGMLDLAVFRELVQAAGEALTEQRREAALDSYVEALGLWQGSAGEGLTYGPAAMSIFAGLDGEFLGACVAAAELAVSLGRPERMLPPLQLAASMAPLHEPVQASLVSTLGAAGQQAQALSVFRTIRTRLAEELGIDPGPALREAHRQVLSETSAPAVRPADGQPAGQPPAPWQGGPASAKPPAMGLVGRTEELSVLRQAAESALAGGRALVAVEGEPGVGKTRLLEEIAAEAARRGALVVWGRCLEGDGTPSMWPWVQAVGAILDAMPAAAREKWVAGELGRLVNPGDEGVAAPAVPVGGGQFRLFERVVAAIGEVSAQRPVLLVIDDLQWADVASLHLGSHLAARLPRGTLAIGALRDRAPTPGTELSRMLAAASRLPGHHRINLGPLNVAEVAEIVHGETGRRPGPAAARSIYARTAGNPFFVRELSRLLAGVGELTHDAVARTGVPSTVRDVVRDRMAGLDDSARGLLQVAALIGRDVDLGLLARAAGLDVAACLERLEPLEALGLLGPAPEDPYLFRFAHDLVRESVAGTTPARRTPRLHLSVADALEHADPEGESVAERLAYHLWAAGPLADPARTAQAMVRAGRRAAAKSAFEAAEGHLRKAARVARAAGRAELELSALVQLTAVVGMRSMYGAAAVDALERAEQLARDLGREVEATDFLFSRWVMHAQAIELDRSGPLARRLFDQGKASSDPIVYAYGLEAWGLHQWDIGNIGEAVRLLNESNQIMLHDLARREDNPVRHDLQLLMAGMLAEITALHGEVEKARALLDTLEADAGDDPYAVTIWAAIVARTASLVGDPTWALRAVERGMAVDPDFSFVYLGTYQRLARCWALAVTGEDQAGAAVEAERIIAANLLDPPLSCVATWYGLLGEMHLAAGAPAAAAAALDKADYYLDTCGQRYPEGLLLLLRARLLQALGEPAAVVRAAAEKAWALSTEREAHLFARRAEEFVAELDEEPAGH